A region from the Leptolyngbya iicbica LK genome encodes:
- a CDS encoding transposase family protein, whose translation MEQLKQIPDERHWRGRRHPLWMVLCLSLLSFLCGYRGYRPLTDFEQQVICK comes from the coding sequence ATAGAGCAATTAAAACAAATCCCTGATGAGCGCCACTGGCGGGGACGCCGACATCCCTTGTGGATGGTGTTGTGCCTCAGTCTACTCAGCTTTCTCTGCGGTTATCGCGGCTATCGCCCGCTGACGGACTTTGAACAACAAGTAATTTGCAAGTGA
- the acs gene encoding acetate--CoA ligase, with the protein MSQPTIESILNEKRLFEPPADFAADARIKSMAEYQALYDKAAADPAGFWAELAEQELHWFKKWDTVLDWQPPFAKWFSGGKLNISYNCLDRHLTTWRRNKAALIWEGEPGDSRTLTYAELHREVCQMANVLKDLGVKKGDRVGLYMPMIPEAAIAMLACARIGAPHTVVFGGFSADALRDRLNDAEAKLVITADGGFRKDKVIPLKAAVDQALENNAVPSVENVLVVERTKSGVPMVAGRDHWWHDLQPTASGNCPAEEMDAEDMLFILYTSGTTGKPKGVVHTTGGYNLYTHMTFQWTFDHKDTDVYWCTADVGWITGHSYIVYGPLSNGATSLMYEGVPRPSNPGCFWDVVEKYGVNIFYTAPTAIRAFMKMGEAEPKARDLSSLRILGTVGEPINPEAWVWYQQVIGGGNCPIVDTWWQTETGGFMLTPLPGATPTKPGSATKPFPGIIADVVDLDGNPVGDNEGGYLVIKHPWPSMMRTVYGNEERFRRTYWEHIPPKDGQYLYFAGDGARRDEDGYFWVMGRVDDVLSVSGHRLGTMEIESALVSHPAVAEAAVVGRKNEITGEEVFAFVTLESHHQPSDELKDELKQHVIKEIGIIARPADIRFADSLPKTRSGKIIRRFLRNLASGEDIVGDATTMEDQSVLDKLRQGA; encoded by the coding sequence ATGTCTCAACCGACGATCGAATCGATTCTCAACGAAAAGCGCCTATTTGAGCCCCCTGCCGACTTTGCTGCCGATGCTCGCATTAAAAGCATGGCTGAGTATCAAGCGCTCTATGACAAAGCGGCGGCCGATCCGGCTGGTTTTTGGGCCGAACTTGCAGAACAAGAACTCCACTGGTTCAAAAAATGGGACACCGTCTTAGATTGGCAACCCCCTTTTGCCAAGTGGTTTAGCGGCGGCAAGCTCAATATTTCTTACAACTGTTTAGATCGACACCTGACGACCTGGCGACGCAACAAAGCCGCGTTGATTTGGGAAGGGGAACCGGGCGACTCGCGCACGCTGACCTATGCCGAACTGCATCGGGAAGTGTGTCAGATGGCGAATGTGCTGAAAGATTTGGGGGTGAAGAAGGGCGATCGCGTTGGGCTCTACATGCCGATGATTCCCGAAGCGGCGATCGCGATGCTGGCCTGTGCCCGCATTGGGGCTCCCCACACTGTCGTGTTTGGCGGCTTTAGCGCCGATGCGTTGCGCGATCGCCTCAACGATGCCGAAGCCAAGCTCGTGATCACAGCTGACGGCGGCTTCCGCAAAGACAAGGTGATTCCCCTTAAGGCCGCGGTCGATCAGGCGTTAGAAAACAACGCCGTCCCCAGCGTAGAAAATGTGCTCGTAGTTGAGCGGACCAAATCAGGCGTCCCCATGGTGGCAGGCCGCGACCACTGGTGGCATGACCTACAACCCACCGCGTCGGGTAACTGCCCCGCCGAAGAGATGGACGCTGAAGACATGCTGTTCATCCTCTACACCAGCGGTACTACAGGCAAGCCGAAGGGCGTCGTCCACACCACGGGTGGTTACAACCTCTACACCCACATGACCTTTCAGTGGACTTTTGACCACAAAGACACGGACGTGTACTGGTGTACCGCTGACGTGGGCTGGATTACAGGCCACAGCTACATTGTCTATGGGCCGCTATCCAACGGCGCGACTAGCCTGATGTATGAAGGGGTGCCCCGTCCCTCTAACCCTGGCTGCTTTTGGGATGTGGTGGAAAAATACGGCGTCAACATCTTCTACACAGCCCCGACGGCCATCCGCGCCTTCATGAAAATGGGCGAGGCCGAACCGAAAGCCCGCGACCTGTCCTCCCTCCGCATTCTCGGCACCGTGGGCGAACCGATTAACCCCGAAGCCTGGGTGTGGTATCAGCAGGTGATCGGCGGCGGCAACTGCCCGATTGTCGATACCTGGTGGCAAACAGAAACCGGCGGGTTTATGCTGACGCCACTGCCCGGAGCGACCCCAACCAAGCCCGGTTCTGCCACGAAGCCTTTCCCCGGCATCATCGCCGATGTGGTGGATCTGGATGGCAACCCGGTGGGCGACAACGAAGGAGGCTATCTCGTCATCAAGCATCCCTGGCCCAGCATGATGCGCACGGTCTACGGCAACGAAGAACGCTTCCGCCGCACCTATTGGGAGCACATTCCCCCCAAGGATGGCCAGTATCTGTACTTTGCGGGAGATGGAGCCCGTCGGGACGAGGACGGCTACTTTTGGGTGATGGGCCGCGTGGATGATGTGCTCAGCGTCTCTGGTCACCGCCTCGGCACGATGGAAATTGAGTCGGCGCTGGTGTCGCATCCCGCTGTGGCAGAAGCGGCGGTGGTCGGTCGTAAAAATGAAATTACTGGGGAAGAGGTGTTTGCCTTCGTCACCCTTGAAAGTCATCATCAACCGAGCGACGAGTTAAAAGACGAGTTGAAGCAGCACGTCATCAAGGAAATTGGGATCATCGCTCGGCCCGCTGACATTCGCTTTGCGGACTCGCTGCCCAAGACGCGATCAGGCAAAATCATCCGTCGCTTCCTCCGCAACCTCGCTAGCGGCGAAGATATTGTGGGCGATGCCACCACCATGGAAGACCAGAGCGTCCTCGACAAACTCCGCCAAGGCGCTTAA
- a CDS encoding HEAT repeat domain-containing protein — MTSLDLQQIAHQLESESSKDRMLALAMLRDVDATTAAPLVRKVIYDSNLQVRSMAVFAMGLKPDAETFDILVKLVETDPDYGIRADAAGALGYLEDPRAFETLVRAFYEDTDWLVRFSAAVSLGNLKDPRAHDVLVEALRSEEVVIQQAAIAAIGEVGDTDAVEQILEFAQAEDWLVRQRLAEALGHLPSPKTESALRFLEKDAHPQVAEAARISLQRLSDRA; from the coding sequence ATGACTTCTCTGGATCTGCAACAAATTGCTCACCAACTAGAGAGCGAAAGTTCTAAAGACCGCATGTTGGCACTAGCCATGTTGCGCGACGTGGACGCAACGACGGCTGCCCCCCTCGTGCGCAAAGTGATTTACGACAGCAACTTGCAAGTGCGCTCCATGGCCGTATTTGCCATGGGGCTCAAGCCCGACGCCGAAACGTTCGATATTTTGGTCAAGTTGGTGGAGACGGATCCCGACTATGGCATTCGTGCCGATGCGGCTGGGGCCTTGGGCTACCTGGAAGATCCTCGCGCGTTCGAAACTCTGGTGCGCGCCTTTTACGAAGATACAGACTGGCTAGTACGATTCAGCGCGGCGGTGTCGCTGGGCAACCTCAAAGATCCCCGCGCTCACGATGTTTTGGTCGAAGCGTTGCGAAGTGAAGAGGTCGTGATTCAGCAGGCGGCGATCGCGGCCATTGGCGAAGTGGGTGATACCGACGCCGTGGAACAGATTTTGGAATTTGCCCAGGCTGAAGATTGGCTGGTGCGTCAGCGCTTGGCAGAAGCACTGGGACATCTGCCTTCGCCCAAAACCGAATCCGCCCTGCGTTTTTTAGAAAAAGATGCTCATCCTCAAGTCGCTGAAGCTGCACGCATCTCTTTACAGCGGTTGAGCGATCGCGCCTAA